From a region of the Coprococcus comes ATCC 27758 genome:
- a CDS encoding DUF6560 family protein — MKNEYFYEKNIDENNYSIQEEGWMGILFLVGTIFFSGLLLYGFIDGQADFSVIVAYGILIAFSGICTLHLFLWRVKVNHDVIEYRSFFGKKYYKFSDITRSVHKENGTLEIYAGDKIIFKFDENISASLFANSLSKHKISQETWLSCRDKKCIIRPKESHYVLPGIFFLYLVYNSVILVFNAKETAFVFLLFSLVPGGIFFYFLMDKTIVKDGWLYRNGFLRKNCKIRLTDITQMKRKKNLFGEALILYKNQKKIAKISARNRNVDWLQVKIAEIKKDKKKLERKK; from the coding sequence TTGAAAAATGAATATTTTTATGAAAAGAATATAGATGAAAATAATTATAGCATCCAGGAAGAAGGATGGATGGGAATTTTATTTTTGGTTGGAACTATATTTTTCTCAGGATTACTTTTGTATGGTTTTATAGACGGACAGGCGGATTTTTCAGTTATAGTGGCGTATGGAATATTGATTGCTTTTTCTGGAATCTGTACCCTGCATTTGTTCCTGTGGAGAGTCAAGGTAAATCATGATGTAATTGAATACCGGTCGTTTTTTGGAAAAAAATATTATAAATTTTCAGATATAACAAGAAGTGTACATAAAGAAAATGGTACATTGGAAATATATGCAGGGGACAAAATAATATTCAAATTTGATGAAAACATAAGCGCATCATTGTTTGCAAATAGTCTGTCTAAGCATAAAATTTCACAAGAAACATGGTTGAGTTGTAGAGATAAAAAGTGCATCATAAGACCAAAAGAAAGCCACTATGTTCTGCCAGGCATTTTCTTTTTATATTTGGTTTACAATAGTGTGATACTTGTATTCAATGCAAAAGAAACAGCTTTTGTTTTCCTTTTATTCTCTCTTGTACCGGGAGGTATATTTTTCTATTTTTTAATGGACAAAACAATTGTCAAGGATGGATGGCTATATAGAAATGGATTTTTAAGGAAGAACTGTAAAATAAGATTAACGGATATTACCCAGATGAAAAGAAAAAAGAATTTATTTGGAGAAGCTCTTATTTTATATAAAAATCAGAAAAAAATCGCTAAAATTTCTGCCCGAAATAGAAATGTGGACTGGCTGCAAGTAAAGATTGCAGAAATAAAAAAGGATAAGAAGAAATTAGAACGTAAAAAATGA